Proteins co-encoded in one Polynucleobacter sp. MWH-UH19D genomic window:
- a CDS encoding lipocalin family protein codes for MIKFSRLLFALNLCLLCSLGGAQESAVKTIPTLDVPRYMGTWYEIAKFPNWFQKKCVSNTQAIYSVRPDGSLKVLNSCKTADGEISQAEGTARQIGASDSPKLEVRFAPAWLSFLPMVWGDYWVIDLDPQYQVAAVSDPRREYLWVLSRTPQIDKKVYDALLLRLQNQQFDTRKLELTQQLPAPSKN; via the coding sequence ATGATTAAATTTAGTCGTCTACTTTTTGCACTAAACCTTTGTTTGCTATGCTCATTAGGCGGTGCTCAAGAGTCTGCTGTAAAAACTATTCCCACCCTTGATGTGCCTCGCTATATGGGCACCTGGTATGAGATTGCAAAATTCCCGAATTGGTTTCAGAAGAAATGCGTTAGCAATACCCAAGCCATATATTCAGTCAGACCTGATGGCAGTCTTAAGGTACTCAATAGTTGTAAGACTGCAGATGGCGAAATCTCTCAAGCTGAGGGAACGGCAAGGCAAATTGGAGCGAGTGATTCGCCTAAGCTGGAGGTGCGTTTTGCCCCCGCTTGGCTATCCTTCTTGCCAATGGTTTGGGGTGACTATTGGGTAATTGATTTAGATCCTCAATATCAAGTGGCGGCAGTCAGTGATCCTAGAAGAGAGTATCTCTGGGTTTTATCAAGAACCCCGCAGATTGATAAAAAAGTCTACGATGCGTTATTGCTGCGCTTACAGAATCAGCAATTTGATACTCGTAAGTTAGAGCTCACTCAGCAGTTACCTGCCCCAAGTAAAAATTAA
- the msrP gene encoding protein-methionine-sulfoxide reductase catalytic subunit MsrP translates to MGFKDKSILASDITPREIFENRRSLIKTAAAGGFGMALASWFSRQAFASSPEKLSATLNAAYSSKEEPTPYKYVTSYNNFYEFGTDKSDPAAYASTLQTRPWAISIEGLVKKPLTLDIDALLKLAPIEERIYRLRCVEGWSMVIPWDGYSLSKLINQVEPLGSAKYVEFISLVDRKQMPGVKSNILDWPYREGLRMDEAMNPLTLLTLGLYGEVLPKQNGAPVRIVVPWKYGFKSAKSLVKIRFTEEMPKTSWSQFDSREYGFYSNVNPQVDHPRWSQATERRIGDPKGMFAPKIKTQMFNGYADQVASMYAGMDLKKYY, encoded by the coding sequence ATGGGTTTTAAAGACAAATCGATTCTTGCTAGCGATATCACGCCTAGAGAAATTTTTGAAAATCGACGGTCATTAATCAAGACTGCAGCAGCAGGCGGCTTTGGTATGGCCTTAGCCTCTTGGTTTTCTCGTCAAGCATTTGCATCGAGCCCCGAAAAATTAAGCGCCACTCTAAATGCTGCATATAGCTCTAAAGAAGAACCGACACCCTATAAGTATGTGACAAGCTATAACAATTTTTATGAGTTTGGTACTGATAAATCCGATCCCGCTGCTTATGCCAGCACATTGCAAACCAGACCATGGGCTATCTCGATAGAGGGCTTAGTAAAAAAGCCGCTCACTCTCGATATCGATGCACTTTTAAAGTTAGCCCCAATTGAGGAGCGCATATATCGTTTGCGCTGCGTCGAGGGTTGGTCGATGGTGATTCCTTGGGATGGATACTCTCTATCAAAGTTAATTAATCAGGTAGAACCTTTGGGATCAGCAAAGTATGTAGAATTTATTTCACTAGTAGATCGCAAGCAAATGCCAGGAGTCAAAAGCAATATTTTGGATTGGCCCTATCGCGAGGGTCTGCGTATGGATGAGGCAATGAATCCGCTGACCTTGTTGACATTGGGTTTGTATGGTGAAGTATTGCCTAAGCAAAATGGTGCTCCAGTTCGAATAGTCGTACCCTGGAAATATGGCTTCAAAAGTGCGAAATCGCTTGTCAAAATCCGCTTTACTGAGGAAATGCCAAAGACTAGTTGGAGCCAATTTGATTCAAGAGAGTATGGTTTTTACTCCAATGTAAACCCACAGGTTGATCATCCGCGCTGGAGTCAGGCGACAGAGCGTCGAATTGGGGATCCCAAAGGAATGTTTGCGCCAAAAATCAAGACGCAAATGTTTAATGGCTACGCAGACCAAGTGGCGAGCATGTATGCTGGCATGGATCTCAAGAAATACTATTGA